In Caulobacter segnis ATCC 21756, the sequence GCCGCAAGGGCCAGCCCGCCTCCGCGTCGACCGGCAAGGCGGCCGCCTCGAGCACCATCGGCACGGGCAGCCCCTCGTAGAAGCCACCGCTCGCCAGCAGCGGCGCCAGGTCGTCGGGCGTCACGGTCGGCGCGTCGACCGCCAGCACCAGCAGCCGCGCCGTCCCGAGCGCCTTCGCCCCGGCCAGCACGCCGCCGACCGGCCCCGCGCCAGCCTCGTCGTCAGGAACCCAGGGCAGGCCCAGATCGGCCCCGGCGGCGACCAGCGCCCCCGCGCCGACCGCCCGCGCCAAGTCGGCCACGCGGTCCACGGCCCGCCGGCCGTCCCAGTCCAGCACCGCCTTGTCGCGTCCCATCCGCCGGGAGCCGCCGCCGCACAGGATGATCGCACCGAGGGAGGTCATTCGACTTGCCTATCCGCTGCGGCGACGCAGGAGAAGACCTTAGACCTTCGCCGTCTTCCAAGCTGCGCCCAAACCGGTCTAGTGTCCCGCGCGCATAGGGATATTACCAAGAATGAGCCAACCGACCGAGCGTCAGCGTCGCCGTACGACCCAGAGCGCCACGATCCGTGATGTCGCCGCCCGGGCAGGCGTTTCGCCGATGACCGTCTCGCGCGTCATCAACCGCGAGAGCACCGTCAAGGAAGAGACCCGCGCCCTGGTCGAACAGGCCATCGCCGAGCTCAACTACGCCCCCAATCCCGCCGCCCGCAGCCTGGCCGGCAGCGCGCCGTTCCGGATCGGCCTGCTCTACGACAACCCCTCGACCGGCTACCTGTCGGAATTCCTGGTCGGCGCCCTGGACGAGAGCAGCCGCACGGGCTCGCAGATCGTCATCGAGAAGTGCGCCGAGCCCGAGCTGGCCGGCGCCACGCTGGCCCGGTTGCTGAAGACCGGCGTCGACGGCCTGATCCTGCCGCCGCCGCTGTGCGAGTCCCCGCAGGTCCTGGCCGAGGTCAAGGCCGCCGGCGCCGCCGCCGTGGCCGTCGCGCCCGGCATGGCCAGCGCCGACATGGCCACGATCCGCATCGACAACGAGGCCGCCGCGCTCGAGCTGACCCAGCACCTGCTGGGCCTGGGCCACAAGCGCTTCGGCTTCATCAAGGGCCACCCGAACCAGACCGTCAGCCAGCAGCGCCTGGACGGCTTCCTGTCGGCCCTGAAGGCTGCGGGCGTCCCGCAAGAGAACATCCGGGTCGAGCAGGGCTATTTCACCTATCGCTCGGGCCTGGAGGCGGCCGAACGGCTGCTGGCCGCCGAGCCCCGCCCGACGGCGATCTTCGCGGCCAACGACGACATGGCCGCGGCGGCGGCGGGCGTCGCTCATCGCCTGGGCCTCGACGTGCCGGGTGACGTCTCGATCGTCGGCTTCGACGACACCTCGATCGCCGACAACATCTGGCCGCCTCTGACCACCGTCCACCAGCCGATCGCCGCCATGGCCCGCGCGGCGGTGGACTTGGTGCTGGAGGAAATCCGCCGTCATCGCGACGGCGGCGGCGAGCCCCGCCAGCTGATGCATCCGCATACGCTGATCGTGCGCGACTCCAGCGGGCCGGTTACCGACTGAAGTCTATCTCCCCGGGGAGAGGGATTCAGGTATTGGTCTGACAACGTGCTTGCAGCCGTTACATGTTAGCGCTACCAAGCTTTCGACCAACGAGCGCCGCCGACGGTTTCGGCGCCTTCAGACGCTCGGCAATGGGGAGAAGACGCCGTGGGCGTAAGCGAATTCCTTCCGGATGATTGGAAAAACGCGACCCTGCTGGGCCGCATCGACTTCGGCGAAGGCCCGACGCCCGTGCTGGTGCGCGGCGGCCGCGTCGAGGACATGTCGAAGGTCGCGCCGACCGTCGCCGACCTGATGAACGCCTTTGGGCCCGGCGCGGCGATCCCGCGCGGCGAGGACAAGGGCCCGCTGGAATCCCTCGACATCCGCCCGGTCTGGGAAGACCCTGACGGCGCCGCGCCGGTCAAGCTGCTGGCCCCCGTCGACCTGCAATGCCTGAAGGCCGCCGGCGTGACCTTCGCCGTCTCGACCCTGGAGCGGGTGATCGAGGAACGCGCCCGCGGCGACGCCGCCGCCGCCCTGAAGATCCGCGAGCAGCTGTCGGCCAGCATGGGCGGCGACCTGCGTAGCGTAAACCCGGGTTCGGAGGGCGCCGAGCGCCTGAAGCAGACCCTGATCAAGGACGGTCTCTGGTCGCAGTACCTGGAAGTCGCCATCGGCCCCGACGCCGAGATCTTCACCAAGGGTCCGACCCTGTCCTCGATGGGCTGGGGCGACCATGTCGGCGTCCGCTACGACAGCCACTGGAACAACCCCGAGCCGGAAGTCGTGCTGCTGTGCGACGGCGCGGGCCAGATCCGCGGCGCCTCGCTGGGCAACGACGTCAACCTGCGCGACTTCGAAGGCCGCTCGGCCCTGCTGCTCAGCAAGGCCAAGGACAACAACGCCTCGTGCGCCATCGGTCCGTTCTTCCGCCTGTTCGACGAGACCTTCGCCCTGGACGACGTCCGCTCGGCCGAGGTCGAGTTGAAGATCACCGGCCGCGACAACTTCGTGCTCGACGGCAAGTCGAACATGAGCCTGATCAGCCGCGACCCCGCCGTTCTGGCCGGCCAGGCCTATGGCAAGCAGCACCAGTATCCGGACGGCTTCGCCCTGTTCCTGGGCACCATGTTCGCCCCGATCCAGGACCGCGACACCCCCGGCCAGGGCTTCACCCACAAGGTCGGCGACCGCGTGCGCGTGTCGACGCCGAAGCTGGGCGTGCTCGAGAACGAGGTCACCACTTGCGACAAGGCCAAGCCGTGGACGTTCGGCATCTCGGCCCTGATCCGCAACCTGGCCGGCCGCGGCCTGCTCTAATCGAAGGATCATCGGCATGACCGACACCCTGCGCCACTACATCGGCGGCGAACGCGTCGCGGCCGACGCCCCGGCCGAGAGCCTGAACCCGTCCAACACCAACGACGTCGTCGCCAAGGTCCCGATGGGCGGCCAGGCCGAGGTCGACGCCGCCGTCGACGCGGCCAAGAAGGCGTTCCCGAGCTGGTCGGAAGCCTCGCCGGAAGTCCGCTCAGACCTCCTGGACAAGGTCGGCTCGACCATCATCGCCCGCAGCGCCGACATCGGCCGCCTGCTGGCCCGCGAAGAGGGCAAGACGGTCGCCGAAGGCGTCGGCGAGACCGTCCGCGCCGGCCGCATCTTCAAGTACTTTGCTGGTGAAGCGTTGCGCCGCCACGGGCAGAACCTGGAGAGCACCCGTCCGGGCGTCGAGGTCCAGACCTACCGCCAGGCGGTCGGCGTCTACGGCCTGATCACGCCCTGGAACTTCCCGATCGCCATCCCGGCGTGGAAGGCCGCCCCGGCGCTGGCCTTCGGCAACACCGTGGTGATCAAGCCGGCCGGCGCCCGACCCCGGCCACCGCCAACGTCATCGCCGACATCATGCAGGAATGCGGCGCCCCGGCCGGCGTCTTCAACATGCTGTTCGGTCGCGGCTCGATGGGCGACGCCCTGATCAAGCACAAGGACGTGGACGGGATCTCGTTCACGGGCTCGCAAGGCGTGGGCGCGCAAGTCGCCGCCGCCGCCGTGGCCCGCCAGGCCCGCGTGCAGCTGGAGATGGGCGGCAAGAACCCGCTGATCATCCTGGACGACGCCGACCTGGAGCGCGCCGTCGCCATCGCCCTGGACGGCTCGTTCTACGCCACCGGCCAGCGCTGCACCGCCAGCTCGCGCCTGATCGTCCAGGACGGCATCCACGACAAGTTCGTGGCCCTGCTGGCCGAGAAGGTCGCCGCGCTGCGCGTCGGCGACGCCCTGGACCCCA encodes:
- the mobA gene encoding molybdenum cofactor guanylyltransferase; the protein is MTSLGAIILCGGGSRRMGRDKAVLDWDGRRAVDRVADLARAVGAGALVAAGADLGLPWVPDDEAGAGPVGGVLAGAKALGTARLLVLAVDAPTVTPDDLAPLLASGGFYEGLPVPMVLEAAALPVDAEAGWPLRRLVERAGLTALPLPEGALARLRGANTPEEVEALSRQ
- a CDS encoding LacI family DNA-binding transcriptional regulator, whose protein sequence is MSQPTERQRRRTTQSATIRDVAARAGVSPMTVSRVINRESTVKEETRALVEQAIAELNYAPNPAARSLAGSAPFRIGLLYDNPSTGYLSEFLVGALDESSRTGSQIVIEKCAEPELAGATLARLLKTGVDGLILPPPLCESPQVLAEVKAAGAAAVAVAPGMASADMATIRIDNEAAALELTQHLLGLGHKRFGFIKGHPNQTVSQQRLDGFLSALKAAGVPQENIRVEQGYFTYRSGLEAAERLLAAEPRPTAIFAANDDMAAAAAGVAHRLGLDVPGDVSIVGFDDTSIADNIWPPLTTVHQPIAAMARAAVDLVLEEIRRHRDGGGEPRQLMHPHTLIVRDSSGPVTD
- a CDS encoding fumarylacetoacetate hydrolase family protein, translated to MGVSEFLPDDWKNATLLGRIDFGEGPTPVLVRGGRVEDMSKVAPTVADLMNAFGPGAAIPRGEDKGPLESLDIRPVWEDPDGAAPVKLLAPVDLQCLKAAGVTFAVSTLERVIEERARGDAAAALKIREQLSASMGGDLRSVNPGSEGAERLKQTLIKDGLWSQYLEVAIGPDAEIFTKGPTLSSMGWGDHVGVRYDSHWNNPEPEVVLLCDGAGQIRGASLGNDVNLRDFEGRSALLLSKAKDNNASCAIGPFFRLFDETFALDDVRSAEVELKITGRDNFVLDGKSNMSLISRDPAVLAGQAYGKQHQYPDGFALFLGTMFAPIQDRDTPGQGFTHKVGDRVRVSTPKLGVLENEVTTCDKAKPWTFGISALIRNLAGRGLL